The proteins below are encoded in one region of Balaenoptera acutorostrata chromosome 11, mBalAcu1.1, whole genome shotgun sequence:
- the CBX5 gene encoding chromobox protein homolog 5 translates to MGKKTKRTADSSSSEDEEEYVVEKVLDRRVVKGQVEYLLKWKGFSEEHNTWEPEKNLDCPELISEFMKKYKKMKEGENNKPREKSEGNKRKSNFSNSADDIKSKKKREQSNDIARGFERGLEPEKIIGATDSCGDLMFLMKWKDTDEADLVLAKEANVKCPQIVIAFYEERLTWHAYPEDAENKEKETAKS, encoded by the exons ATGGGAAAGAAAACCAAGCGGACAGCTGACAGTTCTTCTtcagaggatgaggaggagtACGTCGTGGAGAAGGTGCTAGACAGGCGTGTGGTTAAGGGGCAAGTGGAATATCTACTGAAGTGGAAAGGCTTTTCCGA GGAGCACAATACTTGGGAACCTGAGAAAAACTTGGATTGCCCTGAGCTAATTTCTGAGTTTATGAAAAAGTATAAGAAGATGAAGGAGGGTGAAAATAACAAACCCAGGGAGAAGTCAGAAGGTAACAAGAGGAAATCCAATTTCTCAAACAGTGCTGATGatatcaaatccaaaaaaaagagagag CAGAGCAATGATATCGCTCGGGGCTTTGAGAGAGGATTGGAACCAGAAAAGATCATTGGGGCAACAGATTCCTGTGGCGATTTAATGTTCCTAATGAAATG GAAAGACACAGATGAAGCAGACCTGGTTCTTGCAAAAGAAGCTAATGTTAAATGTCCACAAATTGTGATAGCATTTTATGAAGAGAGACTGACGTGGCATGCATATCCTGAGGATgcggaaaacaaagagaaagaaacagcaaagaGCTAA